The following coding sequences are from one Haemophilus haemolyticus window:
- the metH gene encoding methionine synthase: protein MVNKTAQLKQALENRILILDGAMGTMIQKYKLTEADFRGEKFKESAVDLRGNNDLLTLTQPLLISAIHEKYLAAGADIIETNTFSSTTIAQADYDLQSIAYELNFVGAKLARLAADKYSTPEKPRFVAGVLGPTNRTASISPDVNDPGFRNVTFMKLVEAYAQATKGLIEGGADLIMIETIFDTLNAKAAVFAIESVFEELGVELPIMISGTITDASGRTLSGQTTEAFYNSLRHAKPLTFGLNCALGPKELRQYVEQLSKISETYVSVHPNAGLPNAFGGYDLGAEEMAAHLKEWAESGFVNIIGGCCGTTPEHIKAFADAVENIPPRKLPQIKTAMRLSGLEPLNIDDESLFVNVGERNNVTGSAKFKRLIKEDKFAEAIEIAIDQVENGAQVIDVNMDEALLDGKKCMTRFLNIMATEPDAAKVPVMIDSSKWEVIEAGLQSVQGKPIVNSISLKEGEEKFIHQAKLVRKYGAAVVVMAFDEVGQADTEERKVEICTRAYNILVNQVGFPPEDIIFDPNIFAIGTGIEEHNNYGVDFINATGRIKRALPHAKISGGVSNVSFSFRGNNVMREAIHAVFLYHAIKQGMDMGIVNAGQLAIYDDLDPELRGIVEDAVLNRSPDATEKLLDIAEKYRNQGNDESAVDSVAEWRTWPVEERLKHALVKGITTHIIEDTEEARQKLPTPLEVIEGPLMAGMDVVGDLFGDGKMFLPQVVKSARVMKQSVAYLEPFINATKQKGSSNGKVVIATVKGDVHDIGKNIVSVVLQCNNFEVIDLGVMVPADKIIQTAIDEKADIIGLSGLITPSLDEMEYFLGEMTRLGLDLPVLIGGATTSKEHTAIKLYPKYKQHGVFYTSNASRAVTVCATLMNPEGRAALWEQFKKDYEKIQQSFANRKPLRKQLSIEEARANRFDGFSGEWADYVPPTPKQTGIVEFKNVPIAELRKFIDWSPFFRIWGLMGGYPDAFDYPEGGEEARKVWNDAQVVLDELEQNHKLNPSGILGIFPAERVGDDVVLFSDEERTQTIGTAYGLRQQTERGKNSKSPFNFCLSDFIADRESGKKDWFGMFAVCAGIEEMDLVEGYKAAGDDYNAILLQAVGDRLAEAMAEYLHFELRTRIWGYTQEEFDNQGLINENYVGIRPAPGYPSCPEHTEKALIWDLLEVEQRIGMKLTESYAMWPAASVCGWYFTHPASNYFTLGRIDEDQAQDYAKRKSWDEREMMKWLGVAMK from the coding sequence ATGGTGAATAAAACCGCTCAACTTAAACAAGCTCTAGAAAATCGCATTCTCATTTTAGACGGTGCGATGGGGACGATGATCCAAAAATATAAACTGACAGAAGCTGATTTTAGAGGCGAGAAGTTTAAGGAAAGTGCGGTCGATTTACGCGGTAATAATGATTTACTGACATTGACTCAACCGCTGCTAATTTCCGCTATTCATGAGAAATATTTGGCAGCGGGTGCAGATATTATTGAAACCAATACTTTTAGTTCAACTACGATTGCTCAAGCGGATTACGATTTGCAATCTATCGCTTATGAACTCAATTTTGTTGGTGCAAAATTAGCTCGTTTGGCAGCAGATAAATATAGCACGCCAGAAAAACCTCGCTTTGTCGCGGGCGTGTTAGGGCCAACAAACCGTACGGCTTCCATATCACCCGATGTAAATGATCCCGGTTTCCGCAATGTGACTTTTATGAAGTTGGTGGAGGCTTATGCCCAAGCAACAAAAGGCTTAATCGAAGGTGGGGCGGATTTAATTATGATCGAAACCATTTTCGACACGCTTAACGCTAAAGCGGCAGTTTTTGCTATTGAAAGCGTATTCGAAGAATTAGGCGTAGAATTGCCAATCATGATTTCCGGCACCATTACTGATGCTTCAGGGCGAACTCTTTCTGGGCAAACCACTGAGGCTTTCTATAACTCCCTCCGTCACGCAAAACCGCTCACTTTCGGTTTGAACTGCGCGTTAGGTCCAAAAGAATTACGCCAATATGTGGAACAGCTTTCAAAAATCAGTGAAACCTATGTTTCTGTGCATCCGAACGCGGGCTTGCCAAATGCTTTTGGTGGTTATGATTTAGGGGCAGAAGAGATGGCTGCTCACTTAAAAGAATGGGCAGAAAGTGGTTTTGTGAACATTATCGGCGGCTGTTGTGGTACCACGCCAGAACACATTAAAGCCTTTGCCGATGCGGTAGAAAACATCCCACCACGCAAATTGCCACAAATCAAAACCGCCATGCGTTTATCGGGTTTAGAACCGCTCAATATTGATGATGAAAGCCTGTTCGTGAACGTGGGCGAGCGTAATAACGTGACGGGTTCTGCAAAATTTAAACGCTTAATTAAAGAAGACAAATTTGCCGAAGCCATTGAAATTGCTATCGACCAAGTAGAAAACGGCGCGCAAGTCATTGACGTCAATATGGACGAAGCCTTGCTCGATGGCAAAAAATGCATGACCCGTTTCCTCAACATTATGGCAACAGAACCGGATGCAGCTAAAGTGCCGGTGATGATTGACTCGTCTAAATGGGAAGTGATTGAGGCAGGATTGCAATCGGTGCAAGGTAAACCGATTGTGAACTCTATTTCCTTAAAAGAGGGCGAGGAAAAATTTATTCATCAGGCTAAATTGGTACGTAAATACGGTGCGGCCGTTGTGGTGATGGCATTTGATGAAGTGGGGCAGGCTGATACAGAAGAGCGTAAAGTGGAAATCTGTACCCGTGCCTATAACATCTTAGTCAACCAAGTAGGCTTCCCGCCAGAAGACATTATTTTCGACCCGAATATTTTTGCCATCGGCACCGGGATTGAAGAACACAACAACTACGGCGTGGATTTCATTAACGCCACCGGTCGTATTAAACGTGCACTACCGCATGCGAAAATCTCAGGCGGGGTGTCGAATGTGTCTTTCTCATTTCGTGGTAACAACGTGATGCGTGAAGCCATTCACGCCGTCTTCCTCTATCACGCCATCAAACAAGGCATGGATATGGGGATTGTGAATGCGGGGCAACTTGCGATTTATGACGATCTCGATCCTGAATTGCGTGGCATTGTGGAAGATGCGGTATTAAACCGCAGCCCTGATGCCACCGAAAAATTACTCGATATTGCAGAAAAATATCGTAACCAAGGCAACGATGAAAGTGCGGTCGATTCTGTCGCAGAATGGCGTACTTGGCCAGTGGAAGAACGTTTAAAACACGCGCTGGTGAAAGGGATTACCACGCATATCATCGAAGACACCGAAGAAGCCCGCCAAAAATTACCAACGCCGTTAGAAGTAATCGAAGGTCCACTCATGGCAGGCATGGACGTGGTGGGCGATTTGTTCGGCGACGGTAAAATGTTCCTGCCGCAAGTGGTGAAATCCGCACGCGTAATGAAACAATCCGTGGCATATTTAGAGCCGTTTATTAACGCGACCAAACAAAAAGGCTCAAGCAACGGTAAAGTGGTGATCGCCACCGTGAAAGGCGATGTGCATGACATCGGCAAAAATATCGTGAGCGTGGTGTTGCAATGTAATAACTTTGAAGTGATCGATTTAGGCGTGATGGTGCCGGCAGACAAAATCATTCAAACCGCCATTGATGAAAAAGCGGATATTATCGGATTGAGTGGTTTGATTACGCCATCTTTAGACGAAATGGAATACTTCCTCGGTGAAATGACACGTTTAGGTTTGGACTTGCCTGTGTTGATTGGTGGCGCGACGACCTCCAAAGAACATACTGCGATTAAACTTTATCCAAAATACAAGCAACATGGTGTGTTCTATACCTCAAACGCCTCCCGTGCGGTAACGGTGTGTGCCACGTTGATGAACCCGGAAGGGCGTGCAGCATTATGGGAACAGTTTAAGAAAGATTACGAAAAAATCCAACAATCCTTTGCCAACCGCAAACCGTTGCGTAAACAACTCAGCATTGAAGAAGCCCGCGCCAACCGTTTCGACGGCTTTAGTGGCGAATGGGCGGATTATGTGCCGCCAACACCAAAACAAACGGGCATTGTGGAATTTAAAAATGTGCCAATTGCCGAGCTGCGCAAATTCATCGACTGGTCGCCATTCTTCCGTATTTGGGGCTTGATGGGCGGCTATCCTGATGCCTTTGATTATCCAGAAGGTGGCGAAGAAGCACGCAAAGTGTGGAATGATGCACAAGTGGTTTTAGATGAATTAGAGCAAAATCACAAACTCAACCCAAGCGGTATTTTAGGCATTTTCCCTGCAGAACGCGTGGGCGATGATGTGGTGCTATTCTCCGATGAAGAACGCACACAAACCATTGGCACGGCTTACGGCTTACGCCAACAAACGGAACGCGGCAAAAACAGCAAAAGCCCATTTAACTTCTGCTTAAGTGACTTTATTGCCGATCGCGAAAGCGGTAAAAAAGACTGGTTCGGCATGTTCGCCGTGTGCGCCGGTATTGAAGAAATGGATTTGGTGGAAGGCTACAAAGCCGCAGGCGATGACTACAACGCCATCTTGCTACAAGCCGTGGGCGACCGCCTCGCCGAAGCCATGGCAGAATACCTGCACTTTGAGCTTCGCACCCGCATTTGGGGCTACACGCAAGAGGAATTCGACAATCAAGGTTTAATCAACGAAAACTATGTCGGCATTCGCCCTGCGCCGGGTTATCCAAGCTGCCCAGAACATACGGAAAAAGCCTTGATTTGGGATTTATTAGAAGTAGAACAACGCATCGGTATGAAACTCACCGAAAGCTACGCCATGTGGCCGGCAGCTTCCGTCTGCGGCTGGTACTTCACCCACCCGGCAAGTAACTATTTCACCTTAGGTCGCATTGATGAAGACCAAGCTCAAGATTATGCTAAACGTAAAAGTTGGGATGAGAGAGAGATGATGAAATGGTTGGGTGTGGCGATGAAGTAG
- the napF gene encoding ferredoxin-type protein NapF, with product MKNEAYYQAYLSHHHISRRGLLRHVFPATKSTIEKTQSRPPFSAREDLFSAVCNGCGECASACPNGLIQLKQQQATLEIDYAPCDLCGKCAEVCPTNALHPNFPADTLLRPQFSSACLILQNQTCLDCQTACPQQAISSTLEIDNERCNGCGECKITCFVAAITLK from the coding sequence ATGAAAAACGAAGCCTATTATCAGGCTTATTTAAGCCACCATCACATTTCTCGTAGAGGACTATTGCGTCATGTATTTCCAGCTACAAAATCAACAATAGAAAAAACGCAGTCTCGTCCTCCCTTTTCAGCACGAGAAGATTTATTTTCCGCCGTCTGCAATGGTTGTGGGGAATGCGCTTCAGCTTGCCCTAATGGTTTAATTCAACTAAAACAGCAACAAGCCACCCTTGAAATTGACTACGCACCTTGTGATTTGTGTGGTAAATGCGCAGAAGTTTGTCCGACAAATGCACTACATCCTAATTTTCCAGCAGATACATTACTTCGTCCACAATTTTCCTCAGCCTGTTTAATCCTACAAAATCAAACCTGTCTAGACTGCCAAACCGCTTGCCCACAACAAGCAATCTCCAGCACTTTAGAGATTGATAATGAACGTTGCAATGGGTGCGGAGAATGTAAAATTACCTGTTTTGTCGCAGCCATTACACTTAAATAA
- the dmsD gene encoding Tat proofreading chaperone DmsD: protein MQNTFQQISLYGRLLGASFYYEPSDSRIAGVLDFFRQPTWTEEWEIPLEEKACEKITALINQGLTQDLTEQYQNLFIGPNELVAPPWGSVYLDPECVIFGNSLLALRDFLKHHQIAFQAQQDEPEDHIGLMLMLAAYLAENRPHLLIEFLREHFLTWAYHFLEQLSKIENSDFYQALALLTIKTLQQWQVDLHINVPTVRFYR, encoded by the coding sequence ATGCAAAACACGTTTCAACAAATTTCCCTTTACGGACGTTTGCTAGGAGCATCCTTTTATTATGAACCTAGTGATTCGCGTATTGCCGGTGTTTTAGATTTCTTTCGCCAACCAACTTGGACGGAAGAATGGGAAATTCCGTTGGAAGAAAAAGCATGCGAAAAAATTACCGCACTTATCAACCAAGGTTTAACACAAGACCTTACAGAGCAATATCAAAACCTCTTTATTGGTCCAAATGAATTGGTAGCGCCACCTTGGGGATCGGTTTATCTTGATCCTGAATGTGTAATTTTTGGAAATTCATTATTGGCATTACGTGATTTTTTAAAACATCATCAAATTGCTTTTCAAGCACAGCAAGATGAACCAGAAGATCATATTGGCTTAATGCTAATGCTTGCTGCATATTTAGCAGAAAATCGACCGCACTTATTAATCGAATTTCTACGTGAACACTTCTTAACTTGGGCGTATCATTTCCTTGAACAACTAAGCAAAATAGAAAATTCTGATTTTTATCAAGCTCTTGCATTACTTACCATAAAAACTTTACAACAATGGCAAGTAGATTTACATATTAATGTACCGACAGTAAGATTTTATCGATAA
- a CDS encoding DMSO/selenate family reductase complex B subunit, producing MKQYGFYFDSDRCTGCKTCELACKDYKDLGTDVNFRRIYEYTGGTWNQQSDGCWHQDVFAYYMSISCNHCANPACTAVCPTGAMHKNEDGFVIVNEETCIGCRYCHMACPYDAPQYDAQKGHMTKCDGCYSRVKAGQKPICVDACPLRALDFAPIDELRAKYGEQASIAPLPPAEITHPNLVVKPNKNSRPSGDTSGFLGNPREV from the coding sequence ATGAAACAATATGGATTTTATTTTGATTCGGATCGCTGTACAGGCTGTAAAACTTGCGAATTAGCCTGTAAAGATTACAAAGATTTAGGTACAGACGTGAATTTTCGTCGGATTTATGAGTACACAGGGGGCACATGGAATCAACAATCAGATGGATGTTGGCATCAAGATGTGTTTGCTTATTATATGTCTATCTCTTGTAACCATTGTGCAAATCCTGCTTGCACAGCAGTTTGTCCAACTGGGGCGATGCACAAAAATGAAGATGGTTTTGTGATTGTAAATGAAGAAACTTGTATTGGTTGCCGTTATTGTCATATGGCGTGTCCTTATGATGCGCCGCAATATGATGCACAAAAAGGTCATATGACAAAATGTGATGGATGTTATTCTCGTGTGAAAGCAGGACAAAAACCAATCTGTGTGGATGCTTGTCCATTGCGAGCACTTGATTTTGCACCAATTGACGAGTTGCGAGCTAAATATGGCGAGCAAGCTTCTATTGCGCCATTACCGCCAGCAGAGATTACTCATCCAAATTTAGTGGTAAAACCAAACAAAAATTCCCGTCCAAGTGGCGACACAAGCGGATTCTTAGGCAATCCAAGAGAGGTGTAA
- a CDS encoding transglutaminase-like domain-containing protein, with translation MKKLIATVVLSACSMAYANTDIPNYNTDSHLYEFTQTYDLVAPKGSQGQTNLWVPLPFNGEYQQVKSIHFEGNYMNAYVTENNKYGAKTLFATWDKDAQKRDLKITMVIETKDREPMVKGALTNYTPPKDVHYSVDVQEYLKPTQHIKTDGIVKQFADKIVGTETNPLKKAELIHQWIVNNMERDNSVLGCGDGDVEKILTTGVLKGKCTDINSVFVALARAAGIPAREIFGIRLGAAEKMGKYSKGAFGSANEQGIANVSGGQHCRAEFYLAGFGWVPVDSADVAKMRLAEKKSVEDKDTQAVAKYLFGNWEANWVGFNHARDFDLYPQPELAPINNFGYPYAEVGGDPLNSFDPKEFKYDYVSKKL, from the coding sequence ATGAAGAAACTTATCGCCACTGTGGTGCTCTCCGCATGTTCCATGGCTTACGCCAATACTGACATTCCAAACTACAATACCGATTCTCATCTGTATGAATTCACTCAAACCTATGACCTAGTTGCACCAAAAGGCTCACAAGGACAAACCAATTTATGGGTTCCGTTGCCATTTAATGGGGAATACCAACAAGTGAAATCGATTCACTTTGAAGGTAATTACATGAATGCCTATGTAACAGAAAACAATAAATACGGTGCGAAAACCTTATTTGCCACTTGGGATAAAGATGCACAAAAACGCGATTTAAAAATCACGATGGTGATTGAAACCAAAGATCGTGAACCAATGGTTAAAGGTGCGTTGACGAATTACACGCCACCAAAAGACGTTCACTATTCTGTTGATGTACAAGAATATTTAAAACCGACTCAACATATTAAAACAGATGGTATTGTGAAACAGTTCGCCGATAAGATTGTAGGCACTGAAACCAATCCATTGAAAAAAGCTGAGTTGATTCACCAATGGATCGTCAACAATATGGAACGTGATAATTCTGTATTAGGTTGTGGCGACGGCGATGTAGAAAAAATTCTTACCACTGGCGTATTAAAAGGTAAATGTACCGATATTAACTCTGTATTTGTGGCACTTGCTCGTGCGGCAGGCATCCCAGCTCGTGAAATTTTTGGTATTCGCTTAGGTGCGGCAGAGAAAATGGGCAAATATTCCAAAGGTGCTTTCGGTAGTGCAAATGAACAAGGCATCGCAAACGTAAGTGGCGGTCAGCACTGCCGCGCTGAATTCTACCTTGCAGGGTTTGGTTGGGTACCAGTTGATTCCGCAGACGTTGCAAAAATGCGTTTAGCAGAGAAAAAATCTGTTGAAGATAAAGATACACAAGCCGTAGCAAAATATTTGTTTGGTAACTGGGAAGCAAACTGGGTGGGATTTAATCATGCCCGTGACTTCGATTTATATCCACAACCAGAACTGGCTCCAATCAATAACTTCGGCTATCCGTATGCTGAAGTGGGTGGCGATCCATTAAATTCCTTTGATCCAAAAGAATTTAAATATGACTACGTCTCTAAAAAACTCTAA
- a CDS encoding mercuric transporter MerT family protein, with product MTTSLKNSNKSFWVAIATALSAAVASTLCCIAPLIYLVFGVSSTWLIGLGEYDYLRIPMLIISLCAFAYGFWLLMFSKKIICSKYISRKKLIVLYWIVFIVMIFFLTYPTILPWILELAN from the coding sequence ATGACTACGTCTCTAAAAAACTCTAATAAATCCTTTTGGGTTGCGATTGCCACCGCACTTAGCGCCGCGGTGGCATCAACTTTGTGCTGCATCGCACCATTAATTTATTTAGTGTTCGGCGTATCGTCTACTTGGTTGATTGGCTTGGGCGAATATGATTATTTGCGTATTCCCATGCTCATTATTTCATTATGCGCCTTTGCCTATGGATTTTGGCTGTTGATGTTTTCCAAAAAAATCATTTGTAGCAAATATATTTCCCGTAAAAAACTCATCGTTTTATATTGGATTGTATTTATCGTGATGATTTTTTTCTTAACCTATCCAACAATTTTGCCTTGGATTTTAGAATTAGCTAATTAG
- a CDS encoding heavy-metal-associated domain-containing protein, with protein sequence MKKLCTALLLSLFAISFAHANETKQIVLKVKEMNCQLCAYLVNKELRNIDGVISTKPSIKDGLVTVVEDPKVTNQQLFDAIHKLKYTAEVVN encoded by the coding sequence ATGAAGAAATTATGTACCGCACTTTTACTTTCGCTGTTTGCAATCTCTTTCGCTCATGCGAATGAAACCAAACAAATTGTGCTAAAAGTAAAAGAAATGAATTGCCAGCTTTGCGCTTACTTAGTCAATAAAGAACTGCGTAATATTGATGGCGTGATTTCAACAAAACCATCCATTAAAGATGGTTTAGTGACGGTTGTGGAAGATCCTAAAGTCACAAACCAGCAATTATTCGATGCGATTCATAAGCTGAAATATACTGCTGAAGTCGTAAATTAA
- the sodC gene encoding superoxide dismutase family protein produces MNMKTLLALAVSAVCSVGVAQAHEHNHDHNMAPKGASIEVKVQQLDPVNGNKDVGTVTITESNYGLVFTPNLQGLSEGLHGFHIHENPSCEPKEKEGKLTAGLGAGGHWDPKGAKQHGYPWQDDAHLGDLPALTVLHDGTATNPVLAPRLKHLDDVRGHSIMIHAGGDNHSDHPAPLGGGGPRMACGVIK; encoded by the coding sequence ATGAATATGAAAACCTTATTAGCACTAGCGGTTAGTGCGGTATGTTCAGTTGGTGTGGCGCAAGCACATGAGCATAATCATGATCACAATATGGCACCAAAAGGTGCTTCTATTGAAGTGAAAGTGCAGCAACTTGATCCAGTAAACGGTAACAAAGATGTGGGTACAGTGACTATTACCGAATCTAACTATGGCCTTGTGTTTACCCCTAATTTACAAGGATTAAGCGAAGGCTTACATGGTTTCCACATCCATGAAAACCCAAGCTGTGAGCCAAAAGAAAAAGAGGGTAAATTGACAGCAGGTTTAGGCGCTGGCGGTCACTGGGATCCTAAAGGTGCAAAACAACACGGTTACCCATGGCAAGATGATGCACACTTAGGTGATTTACCGGCATTAACTGTATTACATGATGGCACTGCAACTAATCCTGTTTTAGCGCCACGTCTTAAACATTTAGATGATGTTCGCGGTCACTCTATTATGATCCACGCTGGTGGTGATAATCACTCCGATCATCCAGCTCCACTTGGCGGTGGCGGCCCACGTATGGCATGTGGCGTGATTAAATAA
- the folB gene encoding dihydroneopterin aldolase has product MDRVFIEELTVFAQIGVYDWEQQIKQKLVFDLEMAWDCKQAAETDDVAYCLNYAEVSQVIIDYVESKPFLLIERVAYEVADLLESRYQLQGLKIKLSKPKAVAQARNVGVLIVRGCLK; this is encoded by the coding sequence ATGGATCGTGTTTTTATTGAAGAATTGACTGTTTTTGCTCAAATTGGCGTATATGATTGGGAACAGCAAATTAAGCAAAAACTTGTGTTTGATTTGGAAATGGCTTGGGATTGTAAACAAGCGGCGGAAACGGATGATGTTGCATATTGTTTGAATTATGCTGAAGTGAGCCAAGTGATAATTGATTATGTGGAAAGCAAACCTTTCTTGTTGATTGAGCGAGTGGCTTATGAAGTGGCGGATTTGCTTGAGTCACGTTATCAACTTCAAGGATTAAAAATTAAACTGAGTAAACCGAAAGCCGTAGCGCAAGCTCGAAATGTTGGCGTATTGATTGTACGTGGATGTTTAAAATAA
- the plsY gene encoding glycerol-3-phosphate 1-O-acyltransferase PlsY, with the protein MSLFALFYMLCAYLLGSISSAILICRVAGLPDPRQNGSNNPGATNVLRIGGRWSALAVLIIDILKGMTPVWVGYYLGLTQFELGMVALGACLGHIFPIFFQFKGGKGVATAFGAIAPISWAVAGSTLGTWVFVFLISGYSSLSAVISALLVPFYVWWFKPEFTFPVALVCCLLIYRHHDNVQRLWRGQEDKVWAKFKKK; encoded by the coding sequence ATGAGCCTTTTTGCCCTTTTTTATATGCTTTGTGCCTATCTTTTAGGCTCTATTTCCAGTGCTATTCTAATTTGTCGCGTTGCAGGCTTGCCTGATCCTCGTCAAAATGGATCAAACAATCCAGGTGCGACAAATGTACTTCGTATCGGAGGCCGCTGGTCTGCTCTCGCCGTACTGATTATTGATATTTTAAAAGGCATGACGCCAGTATGGGTTGGTTACTATTTAGGACTCACACAATTTGAATTAGGCATGGTCGCACTAGGTGCTTGCTTGGGGCACATATTCCCAATATTCTTCCAATTCAAAGGCGGCAAAGGCGTCGCAACCGCTTTCGGTGCGATTGCTCCAATTTCTTGGGCTGTAGCGGGTTCTACATTAGGCACTTGGGTCTTCGTTTTTCTTATCAGCGGTTATTCTTCATTAAGTGCGGTTATTTCTGCTTTACTTGTGCCTTTTTATGTGTGGTGGTTTAAACCTGAATTTACTTTTCCCGTTGCCTTGGTCTGTTGTCTATTAATTTATCGTCATCACGATAATGTTCAACGTTTATGGCGCGGTCAAGAAGATAAAGTTTGGGCTAAATTTAAAAAGAAATAA
- the narQ gene encoding nitrate/nitrite two-component system sensor histidine kinase NarQ, whose amino-acid sequence MHTKGSVSTRIAKYLFIILIVAGVISSLSLAIMSSNKYDAEAINISGSLRMQSYRLLYEMQEQPDSVETNLRRYHISLHSSALLEVQNQFFTPNVLKYSYQNILQRWTNMEKYARQHDVKNYSNQLTDYVADVDYFVFELQRFSEQKWILGVSVLFFAMWLILLMVSYVIWYTQREVVKPLHLMTKASMQVQMRQFNHIPLDTTKQNELGTLARIFTQMSTELGQLYSRLEETVNEKTQKLRQTNRSLTTLYQSSQILNANTINDKVLNQVLDHILVSENLKYIKVEVMGAEHWDIAFGTQDLDCSLQTETLSVDNEEFGALSWQAGLPCPDPRMMQNLAQMLGRALYFQKSLRQQEQLLLMEERSIIARELHDSLAQVLSFLQIQLTLLKHNLKKEGDSSKEQSLVIIRDFEQALSSGYAQLRELLATFRLTIQEANLQLALEQVIESLRSQTTMQMNVNCQLPSQSLNPQQLVHVLQIVREATTNAIKHSQGTAIEISAKINAEGEYEILVEDNGIGIQDLEEPEGHYGLNIMTERSRQLNAEFNIIRREQGGTQVKITLPHALC is encoded by the coding sequence GTGCATACTAAAGGTTCCGTTTCCACCCGTATTGCGAAATATTTATTTATCATTCTTATCGTTGCTGGTGTGATTAGCTCGCTAAGTTTGGCAATTATGAGCAGTAATAAATATGACGCAGAAGCCATTAATATTTCAGGTTCTTTGCGGATGCAAAGTTATCGCCTGCTCTATGAAATGCAAGAACAACCAGACAGTGTGGAAACGAACTTACGTCGTTATCATATAAGCCTTCATTCATCTGCTTTACTAGAAGTTCAAAATCAATTTTTCACACCGAATGTATTAAAATATTCCTATCAAAACATTTTGCAACGTTGGACGAACATGGAAAAATATGCCCGCCAACACGATGTAAAAAACTATAGTAATCAGCTCACTGACTATGTGGCAGATGTTGATTATTTTGTGTTTGAGCTACAACGTTTTAGTGAACAAAAATGGATTTTGGGCGTATCGGTACTTTTTTTCGCGATGTGGTTAATTTTACTCATGGTGTCTTATGTAATTTGGTACACACAGCGGGAAGTCGTAAAACCACTGCACTTAATGACGAAAGCCAGTATGCAAGTGCAAATGCGCCAATTTAATCACATCCCGCTTGATACAACGAAACAAAATGAACTCGGTACATTGGCGCGTATCTTCACACAAATGTCCACGGAGCTTGGTCAGCTTTATTCACGTTTGGAAGAAACAGTAAACGAAAAAACACAAAAGTTACGCCAAACCAACCGCTCTTTGACGACCCTTTATCAAAGTTCTCAAATTCTTAATGCCAACACGATCAACGATAAAGTATTAAACCAAGTGCTTGACCACATTCTGGTCAGCGAGAATTTGAAATATATCAAAGTTGAAGTTATGGGTGCAGAGCATTGGGATATTGCTTTTGGTACTCAAGATTTAGACTGCTCTTTGCAAACTGAGACACTTTCTGTCGATAATGAAGAATTCGGTGCACTCTCTTGGCAAGCAGGATTGCCTTGTCCCGATCCGAGAATGATGCAAAACCTTGCTCAAATGCTTGGGCGAGCCCTTTATTTCCAAAAAAGTTTACGCCAACAAGAACAGCTCTTATTGATGGAAGAGCGGTCAATTATCGCGCGAGAACTACATGACTCGTTGGCTCAAGTGCTATCGTTTTTACAGATCCAACTTACATTACTTAAACATAACTTGAAGAAAGAAGGCGATTCATCCAAAGAACAAAGTTTGGTCATTATTCGTGATTTTGAACAGGCTCTTTCGAGTGGATATGCACAATTACGCGAGCTTTTAGCCACTTTCCGTTTAACTATACAAGAAGCTAATTTACAGCTTGCGCTAGAACAAGTGATTGAGTCATTACGTTCACAAACAACGATGCAAATGAACGTTAATTGTCAATTGCCATCACAAAGTTTGAATCCACAACAACTGGTTCACGTGCTACAAATTGTACGCGAAGCGACCACCAATGCGATCAAACATTCTCAAGGCACAGCAATTGAAATTAGCGCCAAAATTAATGCAGAAGGCGAATACGAAATTTTAGTTGAAGATAATGGTATCGGTATTCAAGACCTTGAAGAACCTGAAGGTCATTATGGGTTAAATATTATGACTGAACGTAGTCGCCAACTTAACGCAGAATTTAACATCATCCGTCGCGAACAAGGCGGTACACAGGTGAAAATCACGCTTCCACACGCATTATGTTGA